A single window of Anaerocolumna chitinilytica DNA harbors:
- a CDS encoding ABC-F family ATP-binding cassette domain-containing protein translates to MSILNVENLTHGFGDRAIFNNVSFRLLKGEHIGLIGANGEGKSTFMNIVTGKLMPDEGTIQWAKNVRVGYLDQHSVLEKGMTIREVLKSAFSYLFELEKKMNDLCNQMADADPDTLMTIMEEFGTIQETLDNNNFYIIDSKVEEIGRALGLDAIGIDMDVTELSGGQRTKVLLGKLLLEKPDILLLDEPTNYLDTVHIEWLKRYLLDYDNAFILISHDIPFLNSVVNIIYHVENSELTRYVGDYNKFTEVYEVKKAQLESAYKKQQQEINELQDFVARNKARVSTRNMAMSRQKKLDKMDVIELAKEKPKPEFNFKEARAAGRYIFQTEHLVIGYDEPLSKPLTLSMERGDKVVLKGANGIGKTTLLKSIIGLIPPIEGKVTLGDYLYKGYFEQEMTGAKNNTCIEELWCEFPSYSQYEVRSALAKCGLTTKHIESQVRVLSGGEQAKVRLCKLINKETNILLLDEPTNHLDVDAKDELKRALKEYGGSILLICHEPEFYEDFATKVWDCSNWSTRV, encoded by the coding sequence ATGAGTATTTTAAATGTTGAAAATCTCACTCATGGCTTTGGTGACAGAGCTATTTTTAATAATGTATCCTTCCGTCTTCTAAAGGGGGAACATATCGGACTAATCGGTGCCAATGGAGAAGGAAAATCTACCTTTATGAACATCGTTACCGGTAAGCTGATGCCCGATGAAGGAACAATACAATGGGCCAAGAACGTCAGAGTGGGCTATCTTGATCAGCATTCCGTCCTGGAAAAGGGAATGACCATCCGAGAGGTATTAAAATCTGCTTTCTCCTATCTCTTTGAACTGGAGAAAAAAATGAATGATCTATGCAATCAGATGGCTGATGCCGACCCTGATACCCTTATGACAATTATGGAGGAGTTTGGTACTATACAGGAAACCCTTGATAATAACAATTTCTATATCATAGATTCAAAAGTAGAAGAAATCGGCCGTGCATTGGGTCTTGACGCCATCGGTATAGATATGGATGTCACAGAGCTCAGCGGCGGTCAGCGTACCAAGGTGCTTTTGGGCAAACTTCTGCTTGAAAAGCCAGATATTCTGTTATTGGATGAGCCCACGAACTATCTGGATACCGTTCATATTGAATGGCTGAAACGATATCTCCTTGATTACGATAATGCTTTTATCCTAATCTCTCATGATATCCCTTTTCTTAACAGCGTAGTTAATATTATTTATCACGTAGAAAACAGTGAACTGACACGCTACGTGGGAGACTATAATAAATTTACCGAAGTTTATGAAGTAAAGAAAGCACAATTGGAAAGCGCATATAAGAAACAACAGCAGGAAATAAACGAACTTCAGGATTTTGTAGCCAGAAATAAAGCAAGAGTTTCCACCAGAAATATGGCAATGTCCAGACAAAAGAAATTAGACAAAATGGACGTTATAGAACTTGCTAAGGAAAAACCAAAGCCGGAATTTAATTTCAAGGAAGCAAGAGCTGCCGGAAGATATATTTTCCAGACAGAGCACCTTGTTATCGGCTATGATGAGCCCCTGTCTAAGCCATTAACCCTTTCTATGGAACGCGGCGATAAAGTTGTATTAAAAGGTGCTAACGGTATTGGTAAAACCACTCTGCTAAAGAGTATTATCGGTCTCATTCCTCCTATTGAGGGAAAGGTAACCTTGGGAGATTATTTGTATAAGGGGTATTTTGAGCAGGAAATGACCGGTGCAAAGAACAATACCTGCATTGAGGAGCTTTGGTGTGAATTTCCTTCCTATTCCCAATATGAAGTGCGTTCTGCCTTAGCAAAATGCGGCCTTACCACTAAGCATATCGAAAGTCAGGTAAGGGTTCTAAGCGGTGGTGAGCAGGCTAAAGTGCGCTTATGTAAGTTGATTAATAAAGAAACCAATATACTGCTCTTAGACGAGCCTACAAACCATTTGGACGTAGACGCGAAGGATGAATTAAAGAGAGCATTGAAAGAGTATGGCGGAAGTATTCTCCTTATCTGTCACGAACCTGAGTTTTATGAAGATTTTGCAACAAAGGTTTGGGATTGCTCCAATTGGTCAACCAGAGTTTAA
- a CDS encoding GtrA family protein — MSMIMKLKNLMDKFINRETIVYVIAGVMTTAVNMVTYYILCYWVRMDHLIANIIAWILAVTFAYFVNAGWVFRDKRTTIKEELSKMVKFFLARLFSLGVEEGGLFLFVNLLHFNNMAVKAGLAVIVIVINYIWSKFYVFNNAQKVCSEEVKER, encoded by the coding sequence ATGTCAATGATAATGAAATTAAAGAATCTGATGGACAAGTTCATAAATCGTGAAACCATCGTTTATGTCATAGCCGGTGTTATGACAACAGCTGTGAATATGGTGACTTATTACATCCTATGTTACTGGGTCAGGATGGACCACCTTATTGCAAATATCATAGCGTGGATTCTGGCTGTAACCTTTGCCTATTTTGTAAATGCAGGCTGGGTATTCAGAGATAAGCGGACAACCATCAAGGAAGAACTGTCCAAGATGGTAAAATTCTTCCTGGCAAGGCTTTTTTCTCTTGGAGTGGAAGAGGGAGGACTATTCCTTTTTGTCAATCTGCTGCATTTTAATAACATGGCAGTAAAAGCCGGATTGGCTGTTATTGTAATTGTTATTAATTATATATGGAGTAAGTTTTATGTTTTCAATAACGCCCAAAAAGTATGCAGTGAAGAAGTGAAGGAAAGATAA
- a CDS encoding DUF5057 domain-containing protein — translation MKEKFGRKNKPRWIAVFVFLVIGCLFVGIYGLVSAETSNAGRTITPPMKDGVSELGTAANPLFILEIVPNKSFSEIGYLIPGCEPVDMEKLTLDDLAYTYNSRGLSVCTFPTEQKYDFEIDKAELDSGSGKWKDPNNIRGYFQKVTDGSGNIKQVRNGTEYTYTYVGAGLGQYKWVPDNSDYNTITDDTADKVWTTRKLYSRIKMVYTHKNTFLKEAIKVPTNRLSDYHSVVITVDPSDLANSANLELINRADIIYINGKSHDSGLVSIWNKFNKDGLTLSNPPSNFQGANDLTWEAVMAIFNRMVSKNRAALIMDLTSVYLGGDSDNNAHKLCIMLLQMGPANFNRLFVSTNKIKTTTFNGRVTGYYVGKSGNESIVWGQKTFPDNGEGTKYGDLVFKNPHITSSNITAGEGVYTYNGDMSLLENLEQQNIYETDSTRTVVKDAFDFYEYYDRYEKAGANPNAPRRTSLSPVDAIYFILHQKFDWADKTVLNILEIEPYDSFIYGSTGWEARYRKFFPYFMGTASDIHVTTMTTYDYIGKIEDINAKYDMVLIGLNTAYKDITKYNDDNLKGKIYLSIGDRVTTDNSVRYSGNDLTNRKLTQLKNFMLSGRPVVLASGFYTDTTRAKVAPTVDKATYMYDLADVIKQPNVTVNTEPEQADYRAKFIDKIFYEDNFNSYVLERKISDSSCSLEFADKSDNNMYPVTYSYTTNSSGSISSVKYNGSSTLKYRFRIKGTADAYAVKLFIDNNGDGQYNGSLDTPTSAKSEVISGLTVKDDTNTSINVNSLKPNTWYTLTRHLDATYQGIIPWKLEVNSIANPSIRTSEINYTVIKQISEASKVQINVLQVVIDAGTGSPSSNFNMQTNTTFQKFLSSVPEYKVSITYMDNATFLSKYNKYKGQSVVSGKYDVLDNYDMLILGFRDTCSYTNNPYANQDILDFINQGKSVIFSHDVIWDKDAGQERLYNDVLRKVMSQDRYHFTTGVSDNLQPIYYDDTNNQLKKNLIKMYDSANLTSGNDKYWKFFTDNSNKLYWRYGSGYNYDRKDDTSNKKWNELSFMETTRVSVANRGQITQYPFTIGDTIRISTTHTQYYQLDLEQSDMVVWYNLSDNSSRLNGGSNNGFYSSRENDSRNSYYIYNKGNITYTGLGHTVNLTDDEMKLFINTMISSYRAGTAKAKIIITNQDVYTGDSNQQYLFINADSDTITTTDPTQVKTITFKLEDESVVSTSDRDYYASYYAVVPDPADSSKTIRVQLNPQGNSTSTEVLPTKNIDTGGACTIVPGKGTKLNSDNEFSIDVPLKYFNGAGKLLIEMELTSVGINEDGNTIEQKSTTQVNLITKPFFDLD, via the coding sequence TTGAAAGAAAAGTTTGGAAGGAAGAATAAACCAAGATGGATTGCTGTTTTTGTATTCCTGGTAATTGGCTGCCTGTTTGTCGGAATCTATGGATTGGTGTCCGCCGAAACCTCCAATGCCGGTAGAACCATTACTCCGCCTATGAAAGATGGTGTCAGTGAACTTGGTACAGCAGCCAATCCGTTATTTATTTTAGAGATTGTTCCGAATAAAAGTTTTTCAGAAATCGGGTATTTGATTCCGGGCTGCGAGCCGGTAGACATGGAAAAGCTTACCCTTGATGACTTGGCATATACCTATAATTCAAGAGGGTTATCAGTTTGTACATTTCCTACGGAACAGAAGTATGATTTTGAAATTGACAAAGCAGAGTTAGACTCCGGGTCTGGTAAATGGAAAGATCCTAACAATATAAGAGGATACTTTCAAAAGGTAACAGATGGGAGCGGCAATATCAAACAGGTAAGGAATGGGACAGAGTATACTTATACCTATGTAGGAGCAGGGTTAGGACAGTATAAATGGGTACCGGATAATAGTGATTACAATACGATAACAGACGACACAGCTGACAAAGTATGGACTACGCGTAAGCTATATTCCAGAATAAAAATGGTTTATACTCATAAAAATACATTTTTAAAAGAAGCGATTAAGGTTCCAACGAACAGATTAAGTGATTACCATTCGGTAGTAATAACAGTAGATCCCTCTGATCTGGCGAATTCCGCTAATCTGGAACTGATCAATAGAGCAGATATTATTTATATCAACGGTAAATCCCATGATTCCGGCTTGGTCAGTATATGGAATAAGTTCAACAAGGATGGATTGACACTATCAAATCCTCCATCTAATTTTCAGGGAGCGAATGACTTAACCTGGGAGGCGGTTATGGCAATCTTCAACCGTATGGTATCCAAAAACAGGGCAGCTCTTATAATGGACTTAACTTCCGTTTACCTTGGTGGAGATTCTGATAATAATGCCCATAAGCTCTGTATTATGCTGCTTCAGATGGGTCCGGCCAATTTTAACCGCTTATTTGTCTCAACCAATAAGATAAAGACAACTACTTTTAACGGAAGAGTGACAGGTTATTATGTTGGTAAGAGCGGGAATGAAAGCATTGTGTGGGGACAGAAAACTTTTCCAGATAATGGTGAAGGTACTAAGTATGGTGACCTAGTATTTAAGAATCCCCATATTACATCCAGCAATATTACAGCTGGTGAAGGAGTCTATACTTATAACGGAGATATGAGTCTACTGGAGAACTTGGAGCAGCAGAACATCTATGAAACAGATTCAACAAGGACTGTTGTAAAGGATGCCTTTGATTTTTATGAATATTATGACAGATATGAGAAGGCGGGGGCTAACCCAAATGCTCCCAGGAGGACCTCCCTTTCACCGGTAGATGCAATCTATTTTATTCTGCACCAAAAGTTCGACTGGGCGGATAAGACGGTATTAAATATTCTGGAGATAGAACCTTATGACAGCTTTATCTATGGTTCCACCGGCTGGGAGGCTAGATACCGGAAGTTCTTCCCGTATTTTATGGGGACGGCATCTGATATTCATGTCACTACGATGACTACCTATGATTATATCGGAAAGATTGAGGACATCAATGCAAAATATGATATGGTACTCATCGGTCTGAATACCGCTTACAAGGATATAACAAAATATAATGATGATAACCTGAAAGGGAAAATATATCTCTCTATCGGAGACAGAGTAACGACGGATAATTCGGTACGCTATTCCGGCAATGACCTGACGAACCGAAAATTAACACAGCTTAAAAACTTTATGCTCTCAGGCAGACCGGTTGTATTGGCCAGCGGTTTTTATACGGATACAACTAGGGCGAAAGTAGCACCAACGGTGGATAAGGCCACTTATATGTATGATCTTGCAGATGTGATAAAACAACCCAATGTTACGGTGAACACAGAACCGGAACAGGCAGACTATCGTGCCAAGTTCATAGATAAGATCTTTTATGAGGATAATTTTAACAGTTATGTTCTGGAGAGAAAAATATCGGATTCTTCATGCAGTTTAGAATTCGCAGATAAAAGTGATAACAATATGTATCCGGTAACCTATAGTTATACCACGAATTCGAGCGGCTCCATCTCCTCTGTGAAATACAATGGAAGCAGTACCTTAAAATATCGATTTCGAATAAAAGGTACAGCGGATGCTTACGCAGTAAAGCTGTTTATAGATAACAACGGTGATGGACAGTATAATGGTTCCCTGGACACACCAACAAGTGCCAAATCGGAGGTAATCAGCGGGCTGACGGTAAAGGATGATACCAATACCAGTATTAACGTCAATTCCTTAAAACCGAATACCTGGTACACCCTGACCAGACATCTGGATGCTACATATCAGGGGATTATTCCCTGGAAGCTGGAAGTGAATTCCATTGCCAATCCATCAATCAGAACCAGTGAGATTAATTATACGGTTATTAAGCAAATCAGTGAAGCCAGTAAAGTTCAAATCAATGTGTTGCAAGTGGTAATTGATGCAGGAACAGGTTCTCCCAGTTCCAATTTCAACATGCAGACTAATACAACCTTTCAGAAATTCTTAAGCTCGGTTCCAGAATATAAGGTAAGTATTACTTATATGGATAATGCGACGTTCTTGAGTAAGTACAATAAATACAAAGGTCAGAGCGTGGTTTCCGGTAAATATGATGTCCTGGATAATTATGATATGCTGATATTGGGATTTCGGGATACCTGTAGTTATACAAATAACCCATATGCCAATCAGGATATCCTGGATTTCATTAATCAGGGGAAGAGTGTTATATTCAGTCACGATGTTATATGGGATAAAGACGCCGGACAGGAGCGCTTATATAATGATGTACTTCGAAAAGTAATGTCTCAGGATCGTTACCATTTTACCACCGGAGTAAGTGATAATTTGCAGCCTATTTATTATGATGATACAAACAATCAGTTAAAAAAGAATTTAATTAAAATGTATGATAGTGCGAATCTGACCAGCGGAAATGATAAGTACTGGAAGTTTTTTACGGATAATAGCAACAAACTATACTGGAGATATGGTTCCGGTTATAATTATGACAGAAAGGACGATACTTCCAACAAGAAATGGAATGAACTTTCCTTTATGGAAACTACCAGAGTATCCGTTGCCAACAGGGGGCAGATAACTCAATATCCTTTTACCATCGGTGATACGATAAGAATATCCACAACACATACCCAGTATTATCAATTGGATTTGGAACAAAGTGATATGGTTGTGTGGTATAACCTTTCGGATAACAGCAGCCGGTTAAATGGCGGCAGTAATAACGGGTTCTATTCTTCCAGAGAAAATGATTCCAGAAATAGCTACTATATTTATAATAAAGGGAATATCACCTATACCGGTTTGGGACATACGGTCAATCTGACAGATGATGAAATGAAATTATTCATAAATACAATGATAAGCTCATACCGTGCAGGTACGGCAAAAGCTAAGATTATCATCACAAATCAGGATGTCTATACAGGCGATTCCAACCAACAGTATTTATTTATCAATGCGGATTCCGATACCATTACAACAACGGATCCCACACAGGTAAAGACCATAACCTTTAAATTAGAGGATGAAAGTGTTGTCAGTACCAGTGACAGAGACTATTATGCTTCTTACTATGCGGTAGTACCGGATCCGGCGGATAGTTCAAAAACAATCCGGGTTCAACTAAATCCCCAGGGAAATTCAACTTCCACGGAGGTACTTCCTACAAAAAATATAGATACCGGTGGGGCCTGCACTATTGTACCCGGAAAAGGAACCAAATTAAACTCTGACAATGAATTTTCTATTGATGTACCTCTAAAGTATTTTAATGGAGCAGGAAAGCTCCTGATAGAAATGGAACTAACCTCCGTTGGCATTAATGAAGATGGTAATACGATTGAACAGAAGAGTACGACCCAAGTGAATCTGATAACAAAGCCGTTTTTTGATTTAGATTAG